A stretch of the Ensifer sp. PDNC004 genome encodes the following:
- a CDS encoding DUF2333 family protein: protein MFDPIVAFFQRVFTAIGRGIGLAVAWLLWPFIAIGNWYRQRSWIIKGPIGIVLLGLILFYGYFIWQTQAWTNFNEDYVDRYKLAERKVPAGSPMSGPATTSTGQSTTGGASNLAGVATQPMESTPEALAAVQLPAGTVCQTSAIVDVTADLIDFNVNENAWISSMLLYKLGFFGLDWDDTPWLDNKASFQRGVNQAIRRTSVELVDSLGRMRGTSGINNALQSARGNMQFDEETWYFGINPFGPKTPTPSFYRAAMKDLRSFNTTLSKCEAIFDGRSDNLVEFLDRVANDLGNTSAILRERSENHNGGWFDTRADDRFWFAYGQLYGYYGILSAAGADFDNVVAQRGLLPIWTETIKQLRAALRIQPWIISNGEEAGWIMPTHLATMGFYTLRVRSNIVEMRDILAR, encoded by the coding sequence TTCCAGCGTGTCTTTACCGCGATTGGCCGCGGCATCGGGCTCGCCGTCGCCTGGTTGCTCTGGCCCTTCATCGCGATCGGCAACTGGTATCGTCAGCGCAGCTGGATCATCAAGGGACCGATCGGCATCGTCCTGCTCGGCCTGATCCTGTTTTACGGCTACTTCATCTGGCAGACCCAGGCCTGGACGAACTTCAACGAAGACTATGTCGATCGCTACAAGCTGGCCGAGCGCAAGGTGCCCGCCGGCTCGCCGATGAGCGGCCCCGCTACCACCTCGACAGGCCAATCGACGACTGGGGGCGCCAGCAATCTTGCGGGCGTGGCCACGCAGCCGATGGAATCGACGCCCGAGGCGCTGGCCGCCGTGCAGCTGCCGGCAGGCACCGTCTGCCAGACCTCGGCCATCGTCGATGTCACGGCTGATTTGATCGATTTCAACGTCAACGAGAACGCCTGGATCTCGTCGATGCTGCTTTACAAGCTCGGCTTCTTCGGGCTCGATTGGGACGATACGCCCTGGCTCGACAACAAGGCGTCGTTCCAGCGCGGGGTCAACCAGGCGATCCGCCGCACCTCGGTCGAGCTCGTCGATTCGCTCGGTCGCATGCGCGGCACCTCGGGCATCAACAACGCCCTGCAGAGCGCGCGCGGCAACATGCAGTTCGATGAAGAGACCTGGTATTTCGGCATCAATCCGTTTGGCCCGAAGACGCCGACCCCGAGCTTTTACCGGGCGGCGATGAAGGATCTGAGATCGTTCAACACCACGCTCAGCAAGTGCGAGGCGATCTTCGACGGCCGCTCGGACAACCTCGTCGAATTCCTCGACCGTGTCGCCAACGACCTCGGCAACACCTCGGCGATCCTGCGCGAGCGCTCCGAAAATCACAATGGCGGCTGGTTCGACACGCGCGCCGACGATCGCTTCTGGTTCGCCTATGGCCAGCTCTACGGCTATTACGGCATTCTCTCGGCAGCCGGCGCCGACTTCGACAACGTGGTTGCCCAGCGCGGCCTGTTGCCGATCTGGACGGAAACGATCAAGCAGCTGCGCGCGGCGCTCCGCATTCAGCCCTGGATCATCTCCAACGGCGAGGAAGCGGGCTGGATCATGCCGACGCATCTGGCGACCATGGGGTTCTATACGCTGAGGGTGCGCTCCAACATCGTCGAAATGCGCGACATTCTCGCCCGTTAA
- a CDS encoding formate--tetrahydrofolate ligase gives MTEVKSDIEIARAAKKKPILEIGAALGIPAEDLLPYGHDKAKIGADFIARQREKKNGHLILVTAINPTPAGEGKTTTTVGLGDGLNRIGKKAIVCIREASLGPCFGVKGGAAGGGYAQVVPMEDMNLHFTGDFHAITSAHNLLAALIDNHIYWGNEQNIDIRRIAWRRVMDMNDRALRSIVSSLGGVANGYPRETGFDITVASEVMAILCLSMDLKDLEKRLGNIIIGYRRDKSPVFARDIKADGAMTVLLKDAMQPNLVQTLENNPAFVHGGPFANIAHGCNSVVATTTALKLADYVVTEAGFGADLGAEKFFDIKCRKAGLKPDAAVLVATVRAIKMNGGVKKDDLGRENLEALRKGCANLGRHVQNVKKFGVPVIVAINHFTSDTAAEVQAIKDYVATLGAEAVLCRHWAEGSAGIEELAVKVAALAEGGHSQFSPLYPDDMSLFHKIETIAKDIYHASEVIADKSVRDQLRSWEDQGYGHLPICMAKTQYSFSTDPNLRGAPTGHAVPIREVRLAAGAGFIVVITGEIMTMPGLPKVPSSEKIFLNEQGYIEGLF, from the coding sequence ATGACGGAGGTCAAGTCCGATATCGAGATTGCGCGCGCGGCGAAGAAGAAACCGATCCTCGAGATCGGTGCGGCGCTTGGCATACCGGCAGAGGATTTGCTGCCCTATGGCCATGACAAGGCGAAGATCGGTGCCGATTTCATTGCCCGGCAGCGCGAAAAGAAGAACGGCCATCTGATCCTGGTGACGGCGATCAACCCGACGCCGGCCGGCGAGGGCAAGACGACGACGACCGTCGGCCTTGGCGACGGGCTCAACCGCATCGGCAAGAAGGCGATCGTCTGCATCCGCGAGGCCTCGCTCGGCCCCTGTTTCGGCGTCAAGGGCGGCGCGGCCGGCGGCGGCTATGCGCAGGTGGTGCCGATGGAGGACATGAACCTCCACTTCACCGGCGACTTTCACGCAATCACCTCGGCGCACAATCTGCTCGCGGCTTTGATCGACAATCACATCTACTGGGGCAACGAGCAGAACATCGATATCCGTCGCATTGCCTGGCGACGGGTGATGGACATGAACGACCGGGCGCTGCGCAGCATCGTCAGTTCGCTCGGCGGGGTCGCCAACGGCTATCCGCGCGAAACCGGTTTCGACATCACTGTTGCCTCCGAAGTGATGGCGATCCTCTGCCTGTCGATGGACCTGAAGGATCTGGAAAAGCGTCTCGGCAACATCATCATCGGCTATCGCCGCGACAAGAGCCCGGTCTTTGCCCGCGACATCAAGGCGGATGGGGCGATGACGGTGCTCTTGAAGGATGCGATGCAGCCGAACCTCGTGCAGACGCTCGAAAACAATCCGGCCTTTGTCCATGGCGGCCCCTTCGCCAATATCGCCCATGGCTGCAATTCGGTGGTCGCAACGACGACGGCGCTGAAGCTCGCCGACTATGTGGTGACCGAAGCCGGCTTCGGTGCCGATCTCGGTGCGGAAAAATTCTTCGACATCAAGTGCCGCAAGGCCGGCCTGAAACCCGATGCCGCGGTGCTGGTTGCGACGGTCAGGGCGATCAAGATGAATGGCGGCGTCAAGAAGGACGACCTTGGCCGCGAAAACCTGGAGGCGTTGCGCAAGGGCTGCGCGAATCTCGGCCGGCATGTGCAGAACGTCAAGAAATTCGGTGTTCCCGTCATCGTCGCGATCAACCACTTCACCTCCGATACCGCGGCCGAAGTGCAGGCGATCAAGGACTATGTGGCGACGCTCGGTGCTGAAGCCGTGCTTTGCCGCCATTGGGCCGAAGGCTCGGCCGGCATCGAGGAACTTGCGGTGAAGGTGGCGGCACTTGCCGAGGGCGGGCATTCGCAGTTCTCGCCGCTTTATCCTGACGACATGTCGCTCTTCCACAAGATCGAGACGATCGCCAAGGACATCTACCATGCAAGCGAAGTGATCGCCGACAAGTCGGTGCGCGACCAGCTGCGCAGCTGGGAGGATCAGGGCTACGGCCATTTGCCGATCTGCATGGCGAAGACGCAATATTCCTTCTCGACCGATCCGAACCTGCGCGGCGCGCCGACAGGCCATGCGGTGCCGATCCGCGAGGTGCGGCTGGCCGCCGGCGCCGGCTTCATCGTGGTCATCACCGGCGAGATCATGACAATGCCGGGCCTGCCGAAGGTGCCTTCGTCGGAAAAGATCTTCCTCAACGAGCAGGGCTATATCGAAGGGCTGTTCTAG
- a CDS encoding DUF1993 family protein has protein sequence MALTMYQLSIPALVRGLGVLTRLLDKAEAFAREKGISTDDLVNARLAPDMLTLAGQVQRASDTSKGLVGRLTSIEVPRFPDEEKTFDELRQRIAKSVAFLETVRPVDLEDSDSREVVLNFPTLKVTLTGEEYLQKFVLPNFYFHLTTAYDILRYKGVPLGKADFLSLTA, from the coding sequence ATGGCATTGACGATGTACCAACTCTCCATTCCCGCACTCGTTCGCGGCCTTGGTGTCCTCACCAGGCTGCTCGACAAGGCAGAGGCTTTCGCCCGGGAAAAAGGCATCTCCACGGATGATCTCGTGAACGCCCGGCTGGCGCCCGATATGCTGACGCTTGCCGGTCAGGTGCAGCGTGCCAGCGACACGAGCAAGGGTCTCGTCGGCCGACTGACGTCGATCGAAGTGCCCCGGTTCCCGGACGAGGAAAAGACGTTTGACGAACTGCGCCAGCGCATCGCCAAGTCCGTCGCCTTCCTTGAAACGGTGCGCCCTGTCGATCTCGAAGACAGCGACAGCCGCGAGGTCGTGCTCAATTTCCCGACGCTGAAGGTGACGCTCACGGGTGAGGAATATCTGCAGAAATTCGTGCTGCCGAACTTCTATTTCCACCTGACGACCGCCTACGACATTCTTCGCTACAAGGGCGTGCCGCTCGGCAAGGCAGACTTCCTCAGCCTTACCGCCTGA
- a CDS encoding thioesterase domain-containing protein, whose translation MTPEELQAYLHNHIPLSAAMQVRVDAVADDHVQLSAPLAPNINHRETVFGGSASALAILSAWSLLHVRLRQSGVAARLVIQSNRMDYLKPVAGAFSARSSLADAGQWPGFLRLLERRGKARAVVVADLLDGDSVAGRFEGEFVALGHGND comes from the coding sequence ATGACGCCAGAGGAACTTCAGGCCTATCTTCATAACCACATCCCGCTGTCGGCGGCGATGCAGGTGCGGGTGGATGCGGTAGCGGACGATCACGTGCAGCTCTCGGCACCGCTTGCGCCCAACATCAACCACCGCGAAACGGTGTTCGGCGGCAGCGCCTCGGCGCTTGCGATCCTGTCGGCCTGGTCGCTGCTGCATGTGCGCTTGCGCCAAAGCGGGGTGGCGGCGCGGCTGGTGATCCAGAGCAACCGGATGGATTATCTGAAGCCGGTGGCCGGTGCCTTCTCCGCACGCTCGTCGCTGGCGGATGCCGGGCAATGGCCGGGCTTTCTGCGATTGCTCGAACGGCGGGGCAAGGCGCGGGCCGTGGTCGTTGCAGACCTCCTCGACGGCGACAGCGTGGCCGGTCGCTTCGAGGGCGAGTTCGTCGCCCTTGGCCACGGAAACGATTGA
- a CDS encoding extensin family protein — protein sequence MRRSFPLILLSLLILTGASLPKSGPVPLKKPPSEAETKEAVPTPDEKPATPTDDGRADPSKVPPAIDKQAVPEPKPKDGSEGAAGDQKPATDGKGQPADEKKEEKPAPIVYPPVEAENAADYAKCVADLNAIGATFDEAKRIDDGKGCGIDKPLEVTGILPGVTLAPKGLMRCETALALARWTKETAQPAAEVAFDKTIKIKALNQASTYICRLRNNATTGKISEHAHGNAVDIASFTLSNGTTIAIQPRDEDGTMDGAFQRAVTASACLYFKTVLDPGSDAAHETHLHLDVIERRNDYRYCR from the coding sequence ATGCGTCGCTCTTTTCCCTTGATCCTGCTGTCACTCCTGATCCTCACCGGCGCCAGCCTGCCGAAATCCGGACCGGTCCCGCTCAAGAAGCCGCCGAGCGAGGCGGAAACGAAAGAGGCTGTTCCAACACCCGACGAAAAACCGGCAACGCCGACGGACGATGGCAGGGCCGATCCGTCAAAGGTGCCGCCGGCCATCGACAAACAGGCTGTGCCTGAGCCGAAGCCGAAGGACGGCAGTGAAGGCGCGGCTGGGGATCAGAAGCCCGCTACGGACGGAAAGGGCCAGCCCGCCGACGAGAAGAAAGAAGAAAAACCGGCGCCAATCGTCTATCCGCCGGTGGAGGCGGAGAATGCCGCCGACTATGCAAAATGCGTCGCCGATCTGAATGCGATCGGCGCGACCTTCGACGAAGCCAAGCGCATCGACGACGGCAAGGGCTGCGGCATCGACAAGCCGCTGGAGGTCACCGGCATTCTGCCCGGCGTCACGCTCGCGCCCAAGGGGCTGATGCGCTGCGAAACCGCGCTGGCGCTGGCGCGCTGGACCAAGGAGACCGCCCAGCCGGCCGCGGAAGTCGCCTTCGACAAGACAATCAAGATCAAGGCGCTGAACCAGGCATCGACCTATATCTGCCGCCTGCGCAACAATGCGACGACGGGCAAGATATCCGAGCATGCGCACGGCAACGCCGTCGACATCGCCTCCTTCACGTTAAGCAACGGCACGACGATCGCCATCCAGCCGCGCGACGAGGACGGCACCATGGACGGTGCCTTCCAGCGCGCGGTCACTGCGTCCGCCTGCCTCTACTTCAAGACCGTGCTCGACCCCGGCAGCGACGCCGCCCACGAGACGCACCTGCATCTCGACGTGATCGAACGCCGCAACGACTACCGCTACTGCCGCTAG
- a CDS encoding TonB-dependent receptor domain-containing protein → MLTRHRRLALLACTTTLAISFATVAFAQSATTQAKSEEKAEETIKGETYLSPIVAKGGRTADPYAKPGPVSVVTTDQIDLQSGQETDDLLRGVPGTSTANNPQNPGVAVNIRGFEGSGRVNMMIDGVRQNFRFTGHEAQGFAYFDPAFLSEIDVTRGAVTGVGGGALAGSVNFKTYDVEDLIQDGKNYGGIASATYGTNGAGWSESLIGAYRFNDVFSVLGGISKADPGNYDNGNGVQVPFTEEDLLSGLLKFEVTPDKDHTFKLTGVTYDNDFFANSYFQNVKNQTVSASYAYTPDNELIDFRANAYWNRLKMKYDTDIRGGGTAAGRRITDTGKGFDISNTSLFDLGDVAVKANYGVEYFRDDYDVINSTARPGAGVNGSGTNATTGVFSNTTFTYGMLDLTAGLRWDHFSLDGSGAVVAGNPIGLPAGPYTVDKSDGRLNPSVTVALNPTDWFQPYVTYAETSRSPTVNETFAGGTHPGPSGQSFFPNPFLEPETSKGWEIGANFAFDGLLDSSDSLRVKANYFHNRIDNYITAVLLNGGRQIFFANTPGTSTVQGFELQAAYDAGYVFGDLAYTYTDSKLPSQVNGFGVQSYLPENIISATLGARFLEDQRLSVGTRLYAVSNAYVGEINRTPPNVPGYGLVDLFANYKFENGFEVTAQVTNLFDKTYTPSSSTIAGSTIDTGRGRTFLVTAKAKF, encoded by the coding sequence ATGCTCACCCGGCATCGTCGCCTGGCTCTTTTGGCTTGCACGACAACTCTTGCAATTTCATTCGCTACCGTCGCATTCGCGCAAAGCGCAACAACCCAGGCTAAGTCGGAAGAGAAGGCCGAGGAGACAATAAAGGGCGAAACTTACCTCTCGCCGATCGTTGCCAAGGGCGGGCGCACCGCTGACCCCTATGCCAAGCCCGGCCCCGTCAGCGTCGTCACGACGGACCAGATCGATCTGCAGTCGGGCCAGGAAACCGACGACCTTCTGCGCGGCGTTCCGGGAACGTCGACGGCGAACAATCCGCAGAACCCGGGTGTTGCTGTCAACATTCGTGGTTTTGAGGGGTCCGGCCGCGTCAACATGATGATCGACGGCGTTCGCCAGAACTTCCGGTTTACCGGTCACGAAGCCCAGGGCTTTGCCTATTTCGACCCGGCGTTCCTGTCCGAGATCGACGTGACGCGCGGCGCCGTCACCGGTGTCGGCGGCGGCGCGCTCGCCGGTTCCGTCAATTTCAAGACCTATGACGTCGAGGACCTGATCCAGGACGGCAAGAACTATGGCGGCATCGCATCCGCAACCTATGGCACGAACGGCGCCGGATGGTCGGAGTCGCTGATCGGTGCCTATCGTTTCAACGATGTCTTCTCGGTGCTTGGCGGTATCAGCAAGGCCGATCCCGGCAACTACGACAACGGCAACGGCGTCCAGGTCCCCTTCACCGAGGAGGATCTTCTCTCGGGCCTCTTGAAGTTTGAAGTGACGCCGGACAAGGATCACACGTTCAAGCTTACCGGGGTCACCTATGACAACGACTTCTTCGCGAACTCCTATTTCCAAAACGTGAAGAACCAGACGGTTTCGGCCAGCTACGCCTACACGCCGGACAACGAACTCATCGACTTCCGTGCCAATGCCTACTGGAACCGGCTGAAGATGAAGTACGACACCGACATTCGCGGCGGCGGCACGGCCGCCGGTCGTCGAATCACCGACACCGGCAAGGGCTTTGACATCTCGAACACCTCGCTGTTCGACCTTGGCGACGTTGCCGTGAAGGCGAACTACGGCGTCGAGTATTTCCGCGACGACTACGATGTCATCAACAGCACGGCCCGGCCGGGCGCCGGTGTCAACGGTAGCGGCACCAATGCCACCACCGGCGTCTTCAGCAACACGACTTTCACCTATGGCATGCTGGATCTGACGGCTGGCCTCAGGTGGGATCACTTCAGCCTCGATGGCTCCGGCGCCGTCGTTGCCGGCAACCCGATCGGCCTTCCCGCCGGGCCCTATACGGTCGACAAGTCCGACGGCCGCCTCAACCCGAGCGTCACGGTCGCGCTCAATCCGACGGACTGGTTCCAGCCCTACGTGACCTACGCGGAAACCTCGCGTTCGCCGACGGTCAACGAGACCTTTGCCGGCGGCACCCATCCGGGTCCTTCGGGCCAGTCGTTCTTCCCCAATCCATTCCTCGAGCCGGAAACGTCCAAGGGTTGGGAAATCGGTGCGAACTTCGCCTTCGACGGCCTGCTCGACTCGAGCGACAGCCTGCGGGTGAAGGCCAATTATTTCCATAACCGCATCGACAACTACATCACCGCCGTCCTGCTCAACGGCGGTCGACAGATCTTCTTCGCCAACACCCCGGGCACGTCGACCGTCCAGGGCTTCGAACTGCAGGCGGCCTACGATGCTGGCTACGTATTCGGCGACCTTGCCTATACCTACACCGACAGCAAGCTGCCGAGCCAGGTCAACGGTTTCGGCGTCCAGAGCTACCTGCCTGAAAACATCATCAGCGCAACGCTCGGCGCACGTTTCCTCGAGGACCAGCGCCTTTCGGTCGGTACGCGTCTCTATGCCGTTTCGAACGCCTATGTCGGCGAGATCAATCGCACGCCGCCGAACGTGCCTGGCTACGGTCTGGTGGACCTTTTCGCCAACTACAAGTTCGAAAACGGCTTCGAGGTCACGGCCCAGGTCACGAACCTGTTCGACAAGACCTACACACCGTCGTCGAGCACGATCGCCGGCAGCACGATCGATACCGGCCGCGGCCGCACCTTCCTGGTCACGGCTAAGGCGAAGTTCTGA
- the trpLE gene encoding trpE operon leader peptide TrpLE encodes MENARNISIWWWAR; translated from the coding sequence ATGGAAAACGCACGCAACATTTCGATCTGGTGGTGGGCTCGCTGA
- a CDS encoding anthranilate synthase, giving the protein MATVILEGGAESYTTKGGIVVTRRRREASYGQAIASYVDKLDERRGAVFSSNYEYPGRYTRWDTAVVDPPLGISSFGRALWIEAYNGRGEVLLAIIAEHLKTVADITLGASTSRRLDLTINAPDRVFTEEERSKMPTVFSVLRAVTNLFHSAEDASLGLYGAFGYDLAFQFDAIDLKLKRPDDQRDMVLFLPDEILVVDHYAAKAWIDRYDFAKDGKTTEGKAEEIASEPFKTVDTIPPHGDHHPGEYAELVVKAKESFRRGDLFEVVPGQKFYERCESKPSEISNRLKAINPSPYSFFINLGNQEYLVGASPEMFVRVSGRRIETCPISGTIKRGDDPIADSEQILKLLNSKKDESELTMCSDVDRNDKSRVCVPGSVKVIGRRQIEMYSRLIHTVDHIEGRLRDDMDAFDGFLSHAWAVTVTGAPKLWAMRFIESHEKSPRAWYGGAIGMVGFNGDMNTGLTLRTIRIKDGIAEVRAGATLLYDSNPEEEEAETELKASAMIAAIRDAKSANAGKAGRDVAAVGAGVNILLVDHEDSFVHTLANYFRQTGATVTTVRTPVAEEIFDRVKPDLVVLSPGPGNPRDFDCKATIKKARARDLPIFGVCLGLQALAEAYGGDLRQLAIPMHGKPSRIRVLEPGIVFSGLGKEVTVGRYHSIFADPASLPADFMITAESEDGTIMGIEHTKEPVAAVQFHPESIMTLGGDAGMRMIENVVAHLAKRAKVKAA; this is encoded by the coding sequence ATGGCAACGGTAATTCTCGAGGGCGGAGCGGAGAGCTACACCACCAAAGGCGGCATTGTGGTGACGCGCAGGCGACGCGAGGCCTCGTATGGCCAGGCGATCGCGAGCTATGTCGACAAGCTCGACGAGCGCCGCGGCGCAGTGTTCTCCTCCAACTACGAATATCCCGGCCGCTACACCCGCTGGGACACGGCCGTCGTCGATCCGCCGCTCGGTATCTCCTCCTTCGGCCGCGCGCTCTGGATTGAGGCCTACAACGGCCGCGGCGAAGTGCTGCTTGCGATCATCGCCGAGCACCTGAAGACCGTCGCCGACATCACGCTCGGTGCTTCTACCAGCCGTCGCCTGGATCTGACCATCAACGCACCGGATCGCGTCTTCACCGAGGAAGAGCGCTCGAAGATGCCGACGGTCTTCAGCGTGCTTCGCGCCGTCACCAACCTCTTCCATTCGGCCGAGGATGCGAGCCTCGGGCTCTACGGCGCTTTCGGCTACGACCTTGCCTTCCAGTTCGATGCAATCGACTTGAAGCTCAAGCGCCCCGACGACCAGCGCGACATGGTGCTGTTCCTGCCGGACGAGATCCTCGTCGTCGACCATTATGCGGCGAAGGCCTGGATCGACCGCTACGATTTCGCCAAGGACGGCAAGACCACCGAGGGCAAGGCGGAAGAGATCGCCAGCGAGCCCTTCAAGACCGTCGACACCATCCCGCCGCATGGCGACCATCACCCGGGCGAATACGCCGAGCTCGTCGTCAAGGCGAAGGAGAGCTTCCGCCGCGGCGACCTCTTCGAGGTGGTGCCCGGGCAGAAATTCTACGAGCGCTGCGAGAGCAAGCCGTCGGAAATTTCCAACCGGCTGAAGGCGATCAATCCGTCGCCCTATTCCTTCTTCATCAATCTCGGGAACCAGGAATATCTCGTCGGCGCGTCGCCGGAAATGTTTGTGCGCGTTTCGGGCCGCCGCATCGAGACCTGCCCGATCTCGGGCACGATCAAGCGCGGCGACGACCCGATCGCCGACAGCGAGCAGATCCTGAAGCTGCTCAACTCCAAGAAGGACGAATCCGAACTCACCATGTGCTCGGACGTCGACCGCAACGACAAGAGCCGCGTCTGCGTGCCGGGTTCCGTCAAGGTCATCGGCCGCCGGCAGATCGAGATGTATTCGCGCCTCATCCATACCGTTGATCATATCGAAGGGCGCCTGCGCGACGACATGGACGCCTTCGACGGGTTCCTCAGCCACGCCTGGGCGGTCACCGTCACCGGCGCACCGAAGCTCTGGGCCATGCGCTTCATCGAAAGCCATGAGAAGAGCCCGCGCGCATGGTATGGTGGCGCCATCGGCATGGTCGGCTTCAACGGCGACATGAATACGGGCCTGACGCTGCGCACGATCCGCATCAAGGATGGTATCGCCGAAGTCAGGGCAGGGGCGACGCTGCTTTACGATTCAAACCCGGAAGAAGAAGAAGCCGAAACCGAACTGAAGGCCTCCGCCATGATCGCTGCCATTCGCGACGCGAAATCCGCCAACGCCGGCAAGGCCGGGCGCGATGTCGCTGCCGTCGGCGCCGGCGTCAACATCCTGCTCGTCGATCACGAGGACAGCTTCGTCCATACGCTTGCAAACTACTTCCGCCAGACGGGGGCGACCGTCACGACGGTGCGCACGCCGGTGGCCGAAGAGATCTTCGATCGGGTGAAGCCGGATCTCGTGGTGCTATCGCCCGGACCGGGCAACCCCAGGGATTTCGACTGCAAGGCGACGATCAAGAAGGCGCGGGCGCGTGACCTGCCGATCTTCGGCGTCTGCCTCGGTCTGCAGGCGCTTGCCGAAGCCTATGGCGGCGATCTGCGCCAACTGGCGATCCCGATGCACGGTAAGCCGTCGCGCATCAGGGTGCTGGAGCCCGGCATCGTCTTTTCCGGTCTCGGCAAGGAAGTGACCGTCGGTCGTTACCATTCGATCTTTGCCGATCCGGCAAGCCTGCCTGCCGACTTCATGATCACCGCCGAAAGCGAAGACGGCACGATCATGGGCATCGAGCACACCAAGGAGCCGGTGGCTGCGGTGCAGTTCCACCCGGAATCTATCATGACGCTCGGCGGCGACGCCGGCATGCGGATGATTGAGAACGTCGTGGCGCATCTCGCCAAGCGCGCCAAGGTCAAGGCCGCCTGA
- a CDS encoding LysR substrate-binding domain-containing protein, which translates to MDRLSGLTAFVRTADLGSFVAAGRVLGLSASAVGKAVTNLERELGVRLLQRSTRSIRLTEEGRLFHERCRRILDDLDDAEASLAEAVAVPRGRLRVSVPIVSYHLLLPVLPEFVRRYPEVELDLDFNDRIVDLIDEEVDVAIRSGVLPDSRLMTRALRPFQLLLCAAPAYLDRHGTPECPRDLDGHHAIRFRFPNSRKLQEWPITLPPEGKEPRLKTVLNCNNMEALGGAVLSGLGIGCLPDFLARHHLRHGRLHTLLDAHLDAPGQFHLLWPSNRHLSPKVRVFVDFLSERLFADRCENVPAIQAAQ; encoded by the coding sequence ATGGATCGCCTGAGCGGCTTGACCGCCTTCGTCCGCACGGCCGATCTCGGCAGCTTCGTTGCCGCCGGGCGCGTGCTCGGTCTGTCCGCTTCAGCGGTCGGCAAGGCCGTCACCAATCTCGAACGAGAGCTCGGCGTCCGCCTGCTGCAGCGCTCGACCAGAAGCATAAGGTTGACCGAGGAAGGCCGGCTCTTTCATGAGCGCTGCCGCCGCATCCTCGACGATCTCGACGACGCCGAGGCATCGTTGGCCGAGGCGGTGGCCGTGCCGCGCGGACGGCTGCGCGTCAGCGTGCCGATCGTCAGCTACCATCTATTGCTGCCCGTGCTGCCGGAATTCGTGCGGCGCTACCCCGAAGTCGAACTCGATCTCGACTTCAACGACCGCATCGTCGATCTGATCGACGAGGAAGTGGATGTCGCCATTCGCAGCGGCGTGCTGCCGGATTCGCGGCTGATGACCCGGGCGCTCAGGCCTTTCCAGCTTCTGCTTTGCGCGGCACCCGCCTATCTCGACCGACACGGCACGCCCGAATGCCCGCGCGATCTCGATGGCCACCACGCGATCCGCTTTCGCTTTCCCAACAGCCGCAAACTGCAGGAATGGCCGATCACGCTGCCGCCTGAGGGAAAGGAGCCACGCCTCAAGACCGTGCTCAACTGCAACAACATGGAAGCGCTCGGCGGCGCCGTGCTTAGCGGCCTCGGCATCGGCTGCCTGCCGGACTTTCTCGCCCGCCACCATCTTCGCCACGGCAGACTGCACACCTTGCTCGACGCCCATCTCGACGCGCCCGGACAGTTCCACCTGCTGTGGCCGTCGAACCGTCACCTCTCCCCCAAGGTCCGCGTCTTCGTCGATTTTCTGAGCGAGCGACTGTTTGCCGATCGCTGCGAGAATGTGCCGGCCATTCAGGCGGCACAGTAG